The following proteins are encoded in a genomic region of Methylococcales bacterium:
- a CDS encoding DUF6399 domain-containing protein, with the protein MLELRARAFEKIAEKQGINDHKGVMKKFRNQIKPLAVSISFWWLWVRETLQNLGLDADTEYWLTTTLLPVVYWHQKMEQTKSRRSKENYRKAWETASDKLKSDPFSAKLSISEMQRWLTLAEHMARQFQRSSSAVEGRNGCLSQMYRNGRGLNKKRLNALTVIHNYGIKREDGTTAAMRLFDTEFPDLFSWLLNEMGELPLPRNSRKRVFSNPLKLLDVPS; encoded by the coding sequence TTGCTAGAGTTAAGAGCGCGAGCCTTTGAAAAAATAGCGGAAAAACAAGGGATTAACGATCATAAAGGCGTGATGAAAAAGTTTCGTAATCAAATAAAACCGTTAGCGGTATCCATCAGTTTTTGGTGGCTTTGGGTACGCGAAACCTTGCAAAATTTGGGGCTTGATGCGGATACCGAATATTGGTTGACCACAACATTATTACCCGTTGTTTATTGGCATCAGAAAATGGAACAAACTAAAAGCCGCAGGTCAAAGGAAAACTATCGAAAAGCTTGGGAAACCGCGTCTGATAAGCTCAAATCAGACCCATTTAGTGCAAAGTTATCAATCAGTGAAATGCAGCGATGGCTAACATTGGCGGAGCATATGGCAAGGCAGTTTCAACGCAGTTCATCTGCGGTGGAAGGGCGAAATGGCTGTTTATCGCAAATGTATCGCAATGGGCGAGGTTTGAATAAAAAGCGATTAAACGCGTTGACGGTCATTCATAACTACGGAATCAAACGTGAGGATGGCACAACCGCCGCCATGCGTTTATTTGATACCGAGTTTCCAGACTTGTTTTCATGGCTACTGAATGAAATGGGCGAGTTACCGCTTCCTAGAAATAGTCGAAAGCGTGTGTTTTCTAACCCTTTGAAATTGCTGGATGTCCCGTCTTAA
- a CDS encoding transposase family protein — MNFTKQHTIKNTTIASLGHLILYIGVSFPGKNHDYGMFKKEFNPELNWFSNFNIFIDLGYLGFNNEYKTNSVNIPHKKPNKSKHNPNPTLTENQKKENKDMSRERVIVEHVIGGMKRYRCLVDKFRNKKEGVKDLFSFFSGYPMEF, encoded by the coding sequence ATGAATTTTACAAAACAGCATACAATTAAAAATACCACTATAGCTTCTTTAGGTCATTTAATTTTATATATTGGGGTTAGTTTTCCAGGTAAAAATCATGATTATGGAATGTTTAAAAAAGAATTTAATCCAGAATTAAATTGGTTTAGTAATTTTAATATATTTATTGATTTAGGTTATTTGGGGTTTAATAATGAATATAAAACTAATTCGGTAAATATTCCTCATAAAAAACCAAATAAATCTAAGCATAATCCAAACCCAACATTAACAGAAAATCAAAAAAAAGAAAACAAAGATATGAGTCGTGAAAGAGTCATTGTTGAGCATGTAATCGGTGGAATGAAAAGATATAGATGCCTAGTTGACAAGTTTAGAAATAAAAAAGAAGGTGTAAAAGATTTATTTTCTTTTTTTAGCGGCTATCCTATGGAATTTTAA
- a CDS encoding TolC family protein codes for MIIHTIRMRYYLFFINFFFLVLTVSCSVDVKKVPPPVSLPETFSTTGSIALTEKWWQVFNDKELDYLVDQALSNNFSLQSAYDRVEQARAIAKKSGASLVPTLDATFTSSHSITDGLSTDNFSLGLIASYEVDLWGRIRASLHASELDFHAAKEDLQTIAISLSAEIANNWYRLIEQRQQLALLGQQIETNQKHTEILMLRFRVSQATAADVFQQQQLLESIKGDKTSVVATIHVLEHQLAVLLGKTPTTLNIPKASQFPVIPPLPQTGLISDLIQRRPDLRKAYFEVQAADQRIAAAIADRFPKLSLSAGIDTSDPNLQSLFNNWLATLAGNLILPIIDGHRRVAEVEYNQARAKATLNNYATTLLVAVQEIENALIQQQQQQKLVESLARQVHLSQQANQQIRLRYMNGAESFLRVLSSALSQQGLERSQLNTQRQLIEYHIALYRALSGAFPLKS; via the coding sequence ATGATCATCCACACGATTAGAATGCGCTATTATCTTTTTTTTATAAATTTCTTTTTTTTAGTGTTAACCGTTTCTTGTTCGGTTGATGTTAAAAAAGTTCCTCCTCCCGTAAGTCTTCCTGAAACTTTTTCTACAACTGGGTCAATAGCACTGACCGAAAAATGGTGGCAAGTTTTTAACGATAAAGAACTTGATTATCTGGTTGATCAAGCATTAAGTAATAACTTTTCACTACAATCAGCTTATGATCGTGTAGAACAAGCAAGAGCGATTGCTAAAAAAAGCGGCGCGTCTTTAGTCCCTACGCTTGATGCGACATTCACCAGTTCACATAGTATCACCGATGGTTTGAGTACGGATAATTTTAGTTTAGGTTTAATTGCAAGTTATGAAGTGGATTTATGGGGACGTATTCGTGCGAGTTTACATGCCTCAGAACTGGATTTTCATGCCGCAAAAGAAGATTTACAGACCATAGCGATTTCATTATCCGCCGAAATTGCTAATAATTGGTATCGTTTAATTGAGCAACGCCAACAGTTAGCGTTATTAGGGCAACAAATTGAAACGAATCAAAAACATACTGAAATATTAATGTTACGCTTTAGAGTGTCGCAAGCAACGGCGGCGGATGTTTTTCAACAACAACAATTGTTAGAAAGTATTAAAGGCGACAAAACATCGGTTGTGGCAACGATTCACGTATTAGAACATCAACTAGCGGTTCTATTAGGTAAAACGCCGACAACCCTTAATATTCCAAAGGCAAGCCAGTTTCCTGTCATTCCACCGCTTCCCCAAACAGGCTTGATTTCGGATTTAATTCAACGTCGTCCTGATTTACGCAAAGCTTATTTTGAAGTTCAAGCGGCAGATCAGCGCATTGCAGCAGCTATTGCCGATCGCTTCCCAAAACTGAGTCTTTCAGCGGGGATTGATACTTCGGATCCTAATTTACAATCCTTATTTAACAACTGGTTAGCGACCTTAGCTGGAAATTTAATCTTACCTATTATTGATGGGCATCGGCGTGTTGCCGAAGTAGAATATAATCAAGCACGGGCTAAAGCGACTTTAAATAATTATGCGACGACTTTATTAGTTGCTGTACAAGAAATTGAGAACGCATTAATTCAACAGCAACAACAGCAAAAATTAGTTGAAAGTTTAGCGCGACAAGTTCATCTTTCTCAACAAGCTAATCAGCAAATTAGACTGCGTTATATGAATGGGGCCGAAAGTTTTTTACGTGTACTTTCTAGTGCTTTAAGTCAGCAAGGTTTAGAGCGAAGTCAATTAAATACCCAAAGACAGTTAATTGAATATCATATTGCGTTATACCGAGCGTTATCGGGAGCGTTTCCCTTAAAGTCATGA
- a CDS encoding cyclic nucleotide-binding domain-containing protein, giving the protein MPLFVGLPQEMLKALGQKTEYVNFLPDDIVFNEGDKGHSLYILVNGTVGVYKINKQGETSYIDELHEGSFIGEHALLMNSRRSATIKATTYVTFLRLTASEVLKISKIAPELKTRLREADFQRQSIKS; this is encoded by the coding sequence GTGCCTTTATTCGTTGGCTTGCCTCAAGAAATGTTAAAAGCACTGGGTCAAAAAACAGAATACGTTAATTTTTTACCCGATGATATTGTATTTAATGAAGGGGATAAAGGTCATTCGCTGTACATACTGGTCAACGGAACGGTCGGGGTTTATAAAATTAATAAACAAGGTGAAACGAGTTATATTGATGAATTGCATGAAGGTTCTTTTATTGGTGAACACGCCTTATTAATGAATTCTAGGCGTTCGGCCACCATAAAAGCGACAACTTATGTCACTTTTTTAAGACTAACCGCCTCTGAGGTTTTGAAAATATCCAAAATTGCCCCTGAATTAAAAACCCGATTACGTGAGGCCGATTTTCAACGTCAATCTATAAAAAGCTAA
- a CDS encoding transposase family protein, protein MKIKEILPRIYDDRQLRALTGLKTEHFILLLSLFEKTLIEDQKEKHENKERKYGSGLDSTLKTPADKLLFILNYMKCYSTFDHLGFSFNMNKSCAHTHVYKLFPILIKTLDIFNVLPATSFSTPEEMQQAFGGVQTLIIDATERAVQRPSDYEEQNEFYKTAYN, encoded by the coding sequence ATGAAAATAAAAGAAATTTTACCAAGAATTTATGATGATAGACAGTTAAGAGCTTTAACAGGATTAAAAACAGAACATTTTATTTTACTATTATCTCTATTTGAAAAGACCCTTATTGAAGATCAAAAAGAAAAACATGAAAATAAAGAAAGAAAATACGGTAGTGGTTTAGATAGCACATTAAAAACACCCGCAGACAAATTATTATTTATATTAAATTATATGAAGTGTTATTCTACTTTCGATCACTTAGGGTTTTCTTTTAATATGAATAAATCATGCGCCCATACTCATGTATACAAATTATTTCCAATTTTAATAAAGACGTTAGATATATTTAATGTTTTACCTGCAACAAGTTTTTCAACCCCTGAAGAAATGCAGCAGGCTTTTGGCGGAGTTCAAACATTGATAATAGATGCTACAGAGCGTGCTGTACAACGCCCTAGTGACTATGAAGAACAAAATGAATTTTACAAAACAGCATACAATTAA
- a CDS encoding transposase family protein: MKIKEILPRIYDDRQLRALTGLKTEHFILLLSLFEKTLIEDQKEKHENKERKYGSGLDSTLKTPADKLLFILNYMKCYSTFDHLGFSFNMNKSCAHTHVYKLFPILIKTLDIFNVLPATSFSTPEEMQQAFGGVQTLIIDTTERAVQRPSDYEEQNEFYKTAYN, translated from the coding sequence ATGAAAATAAAAGAAATTTTACCAAGAATTTATGATGATAGACAGTTAAGAGCTTTAACAGGATTAAAAACAGAACATTTTATTTTACTATTATCTCTATTTGAAAAGACCCTTATTGAAGATCAAAAAGAAAAACATGAAAATAAAGAAAGAAAATACGGTAGTGGTTTAGATAGCACATTAAAAACACCCGCAGACAAATTATTATTTATATTAAATTATATGAAGTGTTATTCTACTTTCGATCACTTAGGGTTTTCTTTTAATATGAATAAATCATGCGCCCATACTCATGTATACAAATTATTTCCAATTTTAATAAAGACGTTAGATATATTTAATGTTTTACCTGCAACAAGTTTTTCAACCCCTGAAGAAATGCAGCAGGCTTTTGGCGGAGTTCAAACATTGATAATAGATACTACAGAGCGTGCTGTACAACGCCCTAGTGACTATGAAGAACAAAATGAATTTTACAAAACAGCATACAATTAA